Below is a window of Frigoribacterium sp. SL97 DNA.
GTCCCCGAGCACCCCGTGAGCGTGACGACGGCGAGCGCGGCGACGCCGAGACCGGCCGCGAGGGCGCCGCGGCGGAGGGTGGTGGGGGACGAGGAGGCGCGGGTCGCGATGGTCGCGGAGGTCGTGTCGTTCATGTCTACGATCCTCGCCGCGGGGCCCGGTACCGGAACATCACGTGCACCCACGGACCCGCGCGGGGGTTATCCCCCGGTGGCCCCCACTCCGTCCACAGCGGGAGTCGGTCGTACCGGTCGGTGTCGTAGGGTCGAGAGCAGGTCCGGCACGCAGACGTCCGGACGGACGACGGACGGGGCACTCCCCTCCGGGAACGAGGGGGACATCGTGACCGACCACCGAGGCCTCGGCCAGGGCGACACCGGCGCGGGGGCGACCTCGGTCGAACCACGGATCGCCCTCACGGCGACGCCGTTCGTCACCGCGATCGCCCTCTCGCCGATCATCGCGATGGGCCTCGTGGTGGTGACCATGCGGCGCGCCCTCGAACTGGCCGTCCCGGGCCGGACGGGCGTCGACGCCGGTGACCTGGGCGTCGTGCAGATCGCCTCGTTCGTGCTCTGGATCGGCATCGTGTTGCTCGCCTGGCTCGACCACCGTACGCTGCGCTCCCGCGGACTGGAGCGACCCTTCTCCTGGGCGTGGGCCCTGCTCGGCCCGCTCGTCTACCTGATCGGCCGCAGCGTCGTCGTGCGCCGCCGGGTCGGTGGCAGCGCCGCTCCGCTCTGGCTCTACCTCGGGCTGACCGTTCTCGGCTCCATCATCGCCGTGATCGTCGTCGTCTCGTCCGGGGTGCCGACGCCGTGAGCGTCGTGGAGGTCAGCACCGTCGTCGTCGTCGGCCTGATCGTCGCCGTCGGCGTCGTGGCCGCCGTCGGCGTCGTCCGGCGCGGACGACGTGACCGGGCGATCGCCGCCCGCCTCGACGCCACCGACCCCGGGGCCGGGGTCCGTGCCCAGGCCGAGGCGGAACGCCGACACGAGGCCCCTCGAGGCGAGGCGGGCGGCATGTCCCGTTCGGCCGGCGGCAAGAACTCGGCCTGACCCGCGTCGAGCTGGGAACACGATCGCCGACGGACGCGTACTGTCACACGGGTCGAAGGCGTTTTCTTGCGTCTTCATTGGCCGGTGTTGCTTGCATCCCTGCCCGTGAAGCTCATGCGACAACATCGGCATCTGGGGCACGGCTACGGACTCTTCCGCGGCCGTGCCCCTCTCTCGTGCCCGGGCGGGCCGCAGGTGCGGCCGACGCAAGGAGGCGCGGTGCGAGCCCCCTTCGCACCGCGCCTCCTTCATGGGCGCTTCATCGGAGGCGCAGGGCCGGCGCATCGGGACGGGCTCCAGGATGACGGTGATCCCATCCGAGGCGACCAGCCCCGAGCCGAGAGCGTGACCATGAGCGACCCCCGCCCGACCCGCATCCCCGAACCCGACCGCACGCCCGAGGGCCCTGCCTACGAGGGCCGACTGCTCGACCGCGTCGACGACGAGGTCGTCGACCAGGGCGTCGCCTTCGACCTGCGGACGCTCGTCTCGCGCCGCAGCGTGCTGGGCCTGATCGGGCTCGGGGCGGGCAGCGTCGTGCTCGCCGCCTGCACGTCGGCCACGGGGGCGGGCGGGACCGGCGCCTCCTCGACCGCCACGGCGTCGCCGAGCCCGAGCGCCTCCGCGGGCGCGGCCACCACGCTGCCGGCGGGCGAGATCCCCGACGAGACCGCCGGGCCCTACCCTGGCGACGGCTCGAACGGAGCCGACGTGCTCGAGCGGTCGGGCATCGTGCGCAGCGACATCCGGTCGAGCCTCGACGGTGGCACCACCGCGGCGGGGGTGCCGATCACGCTGAGCATGACGGTGCTCGACATGGCGAACGGCGACGTGCCGTTCGCCGACGTCGCCGTCTACGTCTGGCACTGCGACGCGGCCGGCGGGTACTCGATGTACTCGGACGGCATCACGGGCGAGACCTACCTGCGCGGCGTGCAGGTCGCCGACGCCTCCGGCACCGTGACCTTCTCGTCGGTCTTCCCGGCCTGCTACTCGGGGCGATGGCCGCACGTCCACTTCGAGGTCTACCCCGACGTGGGGTCGATCACCGATTCGACGAACGCGATCGCGACGTCCCAGCTCGCCCTGCCCGCGGACGCGTGCCGGACCGTCTACGCGCTCTCGGACTACGACGGTTCGACGGCCAACCTCGGGCGGGTCAGCCTCGCCGACGACAACGTCTTCAGCGACGACAGCGGGGCACTCCAGCTGCCGACGGTGACGGGCGACGCGACGTCGGGCTACGCACTGGCGCTGACCGTCCGCGTCGACACGGGCACGACACCCACCGCCGGCGCCGCACCCGGTGGCGGCGGCGCCCCGGCTCGCGCTGAGCCGCCGAGACCCCATGGCGACGGAAGGAGGCGCGGTGCGAGACCTCCTCGCACCGCGCCTCCTCGGGTCGTCGCCTACTGGTAGACGCGCACGTAGTCGACCTTCATCTGCTGCGGCAGCGGGGTGCTGCCGTCGGGGTAGCCGGGCCAGGCACCTCCGACCGCGACGTTGAGGATGATGAAGAAGGGCTTGTCGAAGACCCACGGGTCACCGCCCGTGCTGGCCGGCGTGACCTGGTGGTAGACCTGCCCGTCGACCGACCAGGTGATCGAGCCGGGTGCCCAGTCGACCGCGAAGGTGTGGAAGTCGTCGGCGATCGACCACCCCTGCGGGTGCTGCCACGTGCTGGTCAGGCCCTCACCGCCCGAGTAGCCGGGGCCGTGCACGGTGCCGTGCACGCGGTGCGGCTCGAAGCCGACGTTCTCCATGATGTCGATCTCGCCCGCGCTCGGCCAGGCGTTCGTGGGCAGGTCGGCCCCGAGCATCCAGAAGGCCGGCCAGATGCCCTGGCCGCGCGGGATCTGGATGCGCGCCTCGACCCGGCCGTACTGCGCCGTGTACTTGTCCTGCGTGGTCAGCCGGGCCGAGGTGTACGACCCGTCGCCCTCGCGCTTCGCGGTGATCACGAGGTTGCCGTTGCCGTCCAGGGCCGAGTTCGACCGCGAGTTCGTGTAGTTCTGCAGCTCGCCGTTGCCCCAGCCGCCCCCACCGGTCTCGAGGTTCCAGACCGAGGGGTCGGGGGCGCTGCCCGCGCCGCCGTCGAACTCCTGGGACCAGACGATCGCCTGCTGGGCGGAGGTCTCGGCCGAGGCCGGGGCGGGCGTGGCGGCGACCGTGGTCGCGGCGAGCGCCGCGGCGGCGGCCAGACCGACGCCGGTCAGGGTGCGACGCGTCAGGGTGCGACGGGTCAGGGTGCGTGTCGTCAGGTGCTGGTCGGTCCTCATCATGTCTCCGCTCGTCGTCGTGCGTCGGTTCGTGTCCGTGCGTCGGTTCGTGTCCGTGAGTCGGTTCGTGTCGTCAGGGCGTCCGGTCACGGGTACGTCACCACCCGGCTCGGGACGGTGTTGCCCGCGGGCGTCGGCACCGAGTCGCCGACGCCGTTGATGACGCTCGAGATCGTGCCGACGTCACCGAGCGAGACCGTGAAGACGCCGTGGGCCTTCACGCCCGGCACCCGGGGCACCTCGAAGGCCTGCGCCAGGCGCACCTGCGGGTTGGCGTTGAAGAACGAGTACACGCCGCCACCCCAGATCTCGTGGCTCGTCACGCCGTCCGCGACCTTGTACGCCGCCCAGCCCTCACCGGTCGGGCTCTGCCACGAGGCGTTGTCGGGCACGTCGTACGGCAGCTCGTTCTGGAAGAACACCGTGCGGCCGCGCTCGCCGTTCCACACCACCTGGTACTGCTGGTAGTGCTCGACGAACAGGCCGGTGGCCAGGACGTCGTCGCCGTTCACCTCGACGCCGGTCGCGCCGCGGTTGACCGTCCAGCCCGTGGGGGCGCCGCCGTGGTCGGCACGCCAGGCCCAGATGTGGTCGATGATCGTGTCGTCCGAGTTCACCTGCAACGTGGTGGTCGCGTTGCCCTGGATGCTCGAGCCGACGCGGAAGTACACGTCCTGCACGCTCTGCGGGTTCGCCGCGTGGTCGACGTGCGAGCCCGTCGTGCCGAGTCGCATCAGCTGGTCGCTGTTCTGCGTGCCGGCGTCGACGACGAGCCCCGAGACGTTCACCCCGGCGACGTCGGCCGTGGTCAGCACCGCGTCGCCGCTGGTCGGGACGAGCGTCGGGAACCCGATGCCCGTGACGACGGTGTCGGCCCGCGTGACCTCGATCGCCTGGTCGAGCTGATAGGTGCCCGGCGTGAAGAACAGGTTCAGGCCCTGCGCCAGGGCACCGTTGATCGTCGCGGCCGAGTCGCCCGGGTGCGCGACGAAGAAGTCGCGCATCGGCAGGTCGGTGCCGGGGGTGCCCGGCCAGGTGACCCCGGCCGAGTCCCGCTGCAGCGCGGGGACGAACACGTGGTAGTCCCCCGCGTCGTCGACGTAGAGGTACGGCTTCTCGCGCGTGACCGGGGTCGTGGCGAGGGTCGTGTAGCTCTTCGAGAAGTCGTTCGCGGGCGCGCCCTGCACACCCGAGAAGGTCATGTTCCAGTTGCCGCCCTGCCACGAACCGAGGGTCGAGTCGCGCGTGTACCACTGCTGCTGCGACCCCGAGCTGACGGTGCCGTCGACCTTGCTGTCGGCGATGTAGCCGCCCGACGAGTAGCCCTGTCCGCCGTCCTGGTTCGACGGCCCCATCGTCAGGTCGCCCCTGATGTGGACGCGACGCATGGGTGCCGCCTGCGACACGGCCCAGCGGTCGACGCCCGACTCCGGCTCGACGGCGAGGTTCTCGACCGACCGCCAGAAGTTCTGGGTGGCGTTCTTCTCGTCGCCGGCGTTCCACCCGGAGTCGACGTTGACCGCACCCCGGATCGTGACGTCGTCGGGGTCCTTGCCGAGCCCCTGCAGCGCCGTGTAGAAGCCCAGGTTCGCGAAGACCCGGCCGTAGGTGCCGGGCTCGAACAGGAAGGCGTGGCGCTGGCCGCCGAACTGCGCCGTCGGGTTGCGCAGCTGCGCGTCGAAGGCCGCGTCGATGTCGGCCTGGATCGTCGAGGCCGGCACGCTCGGGTCGTACACGGTCACGTTCGGGCCGAATTCCGGCCGGTCGCTGGTGGTCACGGTCGGTGCCGACTGCGCGGCGAGCGCGGGCACCACCGCCCCCACGACGCTCGCGGCGACCCCCGCCGCGATCAGAGTCCTCATCCGTCTGTGCATGATCTTCTCGTCTCCGGTGGCGTCTTTGCCACCCGATCCGGACGCTACGCCCGCCTCCACGACGAAACAAGACCCCCCTGTCCAGTACGCGAACGGGGGGGTGCGGGAAAAGTGCGGAGACTGCAGGAGGCGCGGTGCCGGTCACGCCGGCACCGCGCCTCCTCGGGTCCTGCGGTCAGAGCACCTGGTCGAGGAAGGTCTTCAGCCGGTCGGTGCGCGGGTGGTCGAAGAGCTGGGCCGGCGGCCCGGCCTCGACGACGACGCCACGGTCCATGAAGACGACCTGGTCGGCGGCCTCGCGGGCGAAGCCCATCTCGTGGGTGACGACGACCATGGTCATGCCCGCGCCGGCCAGGCCCTTCATCAGGGCGAGCACGCCCTTGACCAGCTCGGGGTCGAGGGCCGAGGTGGCCTCGTCGAAGAGCATGACCTCGGGGCCGAGCGCCAGGGCCCGGGCGATGGCGACGCGCTGCTTCTGGCCTCCCGAGAGGGACGCGGGCCGTACGTCGGCCTTCTCGGCGAGCCCGACCTCGGTGAGGCGCTCGAGCGCGACCCGTCGGGCCTCGGCCGCCGACACCCGACGCACCCGGCGGAGCGGCAGCACGATGTTGTCGAGCACCGTCCGGTGCGGGAACAGGTTGAAGTGCTGGAACACCATGCCGACCCGACGACGCAGCGCGTCCTCGGAGCCGTGCAGCACGTCCGTCCCGTCGAGCAGCACCTCGCCGCCCGAGGGCTCCTCGAGGCGGTTGATGCAGCGCAACACCGTCGACTTGCCCGACCCCGAGGGGCCGATGATGCAGGTCGTCGAACCGGCGGGCACCACGAGGTCGATGCCGTGCAGCACCCGGGTGGCGCCGAAGTCCTTGGTCAGGCCCCGGATCTCGAGGTCGCCGGCGGTCTGGACCGAGGGCACGGCAGGAGGCGCGGTGAGGGTGGTCATCGAGGGGCTCCAGACGTGGCGGGGGCGAGGGGTTCGGTGGTGGCGGCCGAGGCGGTGGCGGCCGAGGTGGCGGGGGCGGCCGTGGCGACCGCTCCCGCCGAGGTCGGCGGGGAGGCCGGTGGCACCGTGCCCGACGGGCGCCTCCCGAACGAGCGGCCCTCGCGCAGCCGGCGGTCGATGACGTTGACCAGGTGCGTCAACGGCACCGTGATGATCAGGTAGAACACGCCCGCCAGCACGAGCGGCGAGAGGTTGCCGTTGGTGATGGCCGCGTCCTGCCCGATGCGGAACAGCTCGCGCTGCGACGTGATCAGGCCGAGGAAGTACACGAGCGACGAGTCCTTGACGATCGCGATGAACTGGTTCACCAGCGACGGGAGCACCTGGCGGATGCCCTGCGGGATCACGACGAGCCGCATCGAGTCGCCGTGGCTCATGCCGAGCGCCCGGGACGCCTCGAGCTGGCCGCGGTCGACCGCGAGGATGCCGGCCCGGAAGATCTCGCCGATGTACGCGCTGGCGATCAGGCTGAGGGCGAGGATGCCCAGCGGGTACGGGTTCCCCCGCGTGAACAGGTTGAACAGCGGGGACAGGCCCGTGCCGATCAGCAGGATCGTGAGGATGGCCGGGAGGCCGCGGAACACGTCGGTATAGATGCGGCTGAGCACGCGCGGCAGGCGATGGCGGCTCGTGCCCATCACCGCGAGCAGCAGCCCGACCACGATGCCGATCGCCGTGGCGCAGAGGGCCAGCAGCAGCGTGTTCCACACCCCGTAGGCGAGCATGTCGGGCAGCGTGCGCAGCATCGCCTCGCCGTCGAAGAAGCTGCGGCCGATGTTGGCCAGCGCGTCGGAGAAGTTCACGGTCGCCCCCTGCTCACTCGCTCGGCTGGAACTCGTCGGGCACGGGCTGGTCCGGGAAGAACTCCTGGTCGATCTCGAGCCAGGTGCCGTCGGCGACGATGTCGGCGACAGCACCGTCCACGGCCGTCTTCAGTGCGTCGTTGCCCTTCGCGATCGGGAAGCCCACCGGGAACTCCGGCACGGCGACGTTGATCGCGATGGTCTGCGAGCCGTTCGACGCCGCCGCGTACTCCTCGGCCACGGGGAAGTCGAGGAAGTGCGCGTCGATGGTGCCCGAGCCCAGCGCGGCGACGGCGCTGTTGTTGTCGGGGAAGCGCACGAGCTCGGCACCGGTGAAGTTCTCCTGCGCGTAGCTGTCCTGGATCGTGCCCTGGACGATGCCGAGGCGCTTGCCGTCGAGCGAGGACTCGTCGTCGGTGATGCCCGAGCCGTCGGCGGCCAGGACCGAGATGTACCCGATGAAGTAGTGGTCGCTGAAGTCGACCGTCTTCTCGCGTTCTTCGGTGTCGCTGATGGACGCGGCCGCCATGTCGAGTTGCCCGTTGGCGACGGCGGGCAGCAGGGCCGAGAACTCCTGCGTGACGAACTCGGTCTTCAGCCCGAGGCGCTTCGCGACCTCCTTCGCCATCTCGACGTCGAAGCCCTGCAGCTCGCCGTCCTCGGTGTAGGCGTAGGGCTTCGTGTCGCCGGTCGTGCCGATCCGCAACGTGCCGGCCGAGACGGTGTCCAGCTCGTTCGAGGCGCCGGCTTCGGAGCCGCCCGACGAGCAGGCGGTCAGGGCGAGGCCGAGGGCGGCGACCGCGGCGAGGGCGGCCGTGAGGCGGGTGGTCGTTCGTCTGGTCATGGTTCTCTCCTGTCAGGGCGGTGCGAGGGGAGTGCGGGGTGGGTTCGGGAGGCGCGGGTCGGGTCGATCAGGACGGCACGGCCAGGCGGTCGACCGTGTCGGTGGCGGCCGCAGCCGTGTGGTCGTCCTCGTCGAGCCAGGACGTGCCGTCGTAGCCGCGGTCGGGGCTCATGAAGTCGATGTCGGTGAACGGTTCCTCGTCGACGGCCAGCTGCGCGAGCAGCTCCCCGATCGCGGGGGCGTGCTTGAAGCCGTGGCCGCTGTCGCCGCCGGCGACCACGACGCGGGGGTCGCCGCCGGGGTGGCCGATGACGAACTGCCGGTCGGGCGAGTTCGTCACCATGCAGGCGATCGCCTTGGCGGGGGTCGGGTCGAGCCCCGGGAAGGCCCGGGCCACGGCTGCCGAGAGCATGCCGTAGTCCGCCGCGGGGTGGATGTACCGGTCCACGGTGTCGGCCTCGGCGTCCTCGAAGGCACCGCCCGAGTCCTCGAGGCCGATCTTGACGGCGTAGCCGTCACCGTCGCCCCGGTCGGCGCCGTGGCCCCAGAGGGTGGTGCCGTCGGGCAGCTGGCGGATGAACACCGGGAAGGCCGCGAGGTCGAAGTCGCCGCCCGGTGCCGTCGCCTCGGGGGTCGTGCCCTCGAACCAGAAGAGCGGGGTGCGGCGGGCGACGAGGGGATGGTCGACGAACTGCGGGGTCCAGGCACCGAGCGTCACGACCACGCGGGCGGCCCGCAGCACGCGTCCCCCGGCCGTGACCTCGACTCCCCCGTCGACGGGGTCGATCGCCGTCACCCGGGTGTCGGTCAGCACGGTCGCGCCGAGCGACCGGGCCACCTCGACGGCGGCCCGCACGCCCTTCTCGGGGTAGCTGATGCCGGCGGCGGGGTCCCACACGCCGATGTCGTCGGGGCCGAAGCCGGCGTACTGCGGGAACCGCGCGACGAGTTCGTCGTGCTCGAAGACCGTCGACTCGAGCCCGGCCTCGTGGACGGCACGCAGGGTGCCGGCGACGACGTGGCCGTCGCGGGGGCCGACCATGACGCCGCCGGTCTGACGCAGGAGGGTCTGACCGGTGCGCTCGCCGAGGTCGCACCAGAGGTCGCGGGCGCGGGTCGCGATCGGGGCGAGCCCCGGGTGCTCCATGCAGGCGATGCGGAACAGCCGGGTCGCGCCGTGGGTCGAGCCCATCGGGTGGCCAATGCCGAAGCGCTCGACGCCGATCACGCGCCGTCCCCGCTCGGCGAGGCGCCAGAGCGCCTGTGCCCCCCAGGCGCCGAGCCCGACGACGATGACGTCGGCGTCGAGGGACGGGTCGGTGGGTCCTGGTACCGAGGAGGCGGTGGTGGCGTCGTTCATGGCCCCTGTCTATTGCGTCGGCACTTGCGCCCTCAAATACCAAAAAGGGATGATCTGATACGCGCTGCATATGAGGCGCGACCGACGAGAGGCCCGTCATGGAGATCCGAGAACTCACCTACTTCATGGCGGTCGCCGACGACCTGTCGTTCACGAAGGCCGCCGCGCGGTTGCAGATGAGCCAGCCGCCGCTCAGCCAGGCCATCTCACGACTCGAGGCGAAGCTCGGCACGCGGTTGTTCGAGCGGCAGGCGCGGACGGCCCCCCGACTGACCCCCGCGGGCGAACTGCTGAAGCGCGAAGGCAAGCGCATCCTGCACCAGATCGAGCAGACCGAGTCGCTGCTCGACTCGGTCGTGGCCGACGTCCAACCGCTGCGGGTGGGCAGCATCAGCTCGGTGCTCGCCGGCCTGCTGCCGACCGTGGTGCGGGCGTTCTCCGCGTCGCACCCGGGTGCCCGGGTGCTCGTCGAGGAGAGCGAGGAGCAGGCGATCCTGTCCGACCTCGTCCGCGGGTCGGTCGACCTGGGGTTCACGCGCGTCCGGTCGATCGACGACCGGTTCGAGGTCGAGCAGCTGGCTCTCGAGCCGCTGGTCGTGGCCCTGCCCGACACCCACCGCCTGGCCGGCGAGACCTCGGTGCCGCTCGGCGAACTGGCCGAGGACGACTTCATCATGTTCAACCGCGAGGACGCACCCCAGGCCTACGACCGCATCGTCATGTCGTGCGTCCGCGCCGGGTTCAACCCCCGCATCCCCATCCACGCGGTCAACGACCTCTCGATGCTGAGCACGGTCGCCTGCGGCCTCGGCGTCTCGCTCATGCCCTACCTCTCGTCGTACATCCCGATCCCCGGCGTCCGCTTCGTCACCATCGCCGAGGACTGGGCGCGGACGGCCCTGTCGATGCTCTGGCTCTCCGGCCGGCCGAACCCGATGACGACGGCCTTCACGGCGCAGATCCGGACCGAGCTCACCGTGATGCGCGACCGCGACCTGCGGGCCGGGCGCATCACCCTCGAGTTGATCGGCGGTTGAACCGACGACGCGAGCACGACTTGGGGCACGTCGCGTCCCGTGTCAAGCCCGGTGCGCATCCTCCCCGGGCCGGAGAGGATGGAGCATCTCCTGCCAGTGCTTCACGGGCGGCACGGTCTCGTCACACGGCCGTGTCGGCGGAGACCGATGCGACGATCGTCGCGTCGCGGGGCCGCTACCCGCCCTAGGGGTCGCGGCCCCTCACAGGCCTGCGGCCTAGTGTGACGACCAGTGCCCGCCGCGGCCGACCATCGTGTCTCCAGACCTCGGACACGACGAGACCGGGCGTACAACCGCTACCAAGAGATCAGAGGTCCATCCCATGCCCGTGACGACGCTCTACACACGTCAACAAGCCATCCGCCTGTCGTCCGAGAGCGACGTCGACGCCCTGAAGGGACGGATCGTCGCCGCATCCGGCGGAGCGCCGGCGTTCGTCGACGTCGAGACGGCGTCGGGCAGCCACGTGTCCGTCCTGGTCACCGGTCGGACCGAGATCTGGTTCGAGACGGTCGACCGTGTCGACGAGCCGTCGGCAGCCTCCGTCGCGGAGCTCCCCGACTTCGACTACTACGCCGCCGAGTCGGCGTAGTCGTCCGGCTCTCGCCGGATCTCGGCCACGCTGAGCTGCGACGACGCGGTGATCAGCACCTCGACGGCCTTCAGCGTGCCGGCCCCCTCGTTGACGGTCAGCCAGAACGGCTCGCCGCCGGTCGCGGTCGCCAGGACGCGGGCCTTGAGGTCCTGGAGCGACGTGTTCGACAGGGTGTACGCATGGCCGTCGTAGACGATGTCGATGCGGTTCATCAGGTGGCCTTACTGGCGGGCACGGAGGGCTCGGGCACGATCTGCAGACCCGCATTCGTGTTGGCACTGACCTCGAGGGCGTGGATCCATGCAGGGTTGATGGCCGGGCTGCGCGAGCCATAGTACTTGTACACCAGTGGGATGGTCGGGTGCAGCCAGATGCTCGTGCGGCCGTCTCCGACCTGATGGTCGTCCTTCCACGAGAAGTAGAACGATTCACCGCGACGCATCTTCATGCCGATGACGATCTGGAGATGGGCGAGGGTGCGGTCGTCAAAATCGATGGTCAACGAGCGGTCGTAAGCGAGTTTGCCCATGTCTGGCCTTCTGCGAGAGCGGAGCGACCAGGGCCCAGACGGCCGCTCGACGCACGGGTCGATGGACGACCGATGCGACCAGACGCTACACGACATCTGTCCCCCGACACCGACCCTTTCAACCCGATAATCCTCTCTCCCACAAAACTGACGACAGGTCAACCCTCTTCACCAGAACGGGGGGTCTTCATAGATTGGAGACCGATCCCCGGGCCAGCGGAGGTCGGTCACCCCGGGAGGAAAGTCGGTCATGAGCACCTACGAAACCAATCCGTTCGCTCGACCCGCGGTGATCCACACGTACCCCAAACCCGGCATTTCTCGAGCACACCGCGTGAGCATCGGCCTGACCGGCATCGACCGGAGCAGCAGTGCGTACCGACTGCCCGCCTACGAGGACTTCTTCCTGCCCCGTCCCGCCCACGACGGCAGGTCCTCGCGAGGGAGCACCCGGTGAAGCACATGACCTTCGCCGACAAGTCGTTCCTGCTCGGCGACGAGACGGCCGTCACGGTCCTCGAGTACGCCGCGGCGTTGGCCCACCACCACGACGCGGACGACGTCGAACTCGCGGCGATCAGCTCGGACGGTGACGAGGTGCGAGCCATCCTGTTGCTCGGCGGGGGTGCACCGCTGATGGCCGAGAGTGCCCACACCGAGTTGCCCGAGCCCGACAACGCCGATGCGCTCGCCTACATGAAGCGGCGCCTCGACGCGTTGCGGCACGCACCGTCGGCCAACCCTCTGGACCCGGAGACGCACGTCGACAGCGCGTACCCCGAACCCGACCTGACCCAGAGTTGATCGAGACGGATCGACGCGGTCGAGGCGCTGAGTCGTGCGCCGATCGGTGATTCGTTGTCACGGCCCTTCCTCGACCTCTTCCCCGTCTCCGGGGTCTCGATCGCCACCGTGGGCCCCGTCCTCGGCAGCGAGACCCTGACGGCGACGGACGACACCGCCCTGCGGCTCGACGAGCTGCAGTTCGACCTCGGCGAGGGCCCGTGCTGGGACGCCATGCGCACCGGCAGCCCGGTGCTGGTGTCCGACGCGCGTGCGTCGTCCAGTGCCGTCTGGCCCACGTTCGGCCCCGCGATCGTCGACCTCGACGTCCAGGCGATGTTCGTGTTCCCCGTCCGGGTGGGCCCCCTGTAGCTGGGTGCCATCGACCTGTACAGCGACCGGCCGGACGAGATGCCGGGCGAGGCCGTGATGCGGGCCCAGATCCTGGCCCGAGCCGTCAGTCGGGCCGTCCTGCGCCACACGCTCGAACGGGAGCGACGCGACAACAACCTCGAAGTCGAGCCCGTCGGGGCGCACTCGCGACGCATCGTGCACCAGGCCACGGGACGCATCCTCGTCCAGGCCCGGGTGTCGGCCGACGATGCGCACCTCCTCTTGCAGGGCTACGCGTTCTCGACCGGGGCCCGCGTGATCGACGTGGCCACCGACATCCTCCGTGGGCGGTTGACGTTCTCGGCCTCAGAACACGGAATCGAGGAACACCGCAATGAGTAACACCGACCGGGAGACCCATCTCGTCGACGTCTTCACCACCCTGGCCGACACCCTCGTCGCCGATTACGACGTCGTCGAACTGCTGCAGACGCTGGTCGACACCACGGTCGACCTGTTCGACGTGAGCGCCGCGGGCATCCTTCTTGCCGAGGCCGACGGAGCGCTCGACGTCGTGGCCTCGACCAGCGAGGCGTCGTACCTGATCGAGGTCATGCAGCTGGACTCCGAAGAGGGCCCCTGCTTCGACTGCTACGTCACCGGCGCCTCCGTCAGCGTGCCCGACCTCGGCACCGTGCCCGACCGGTGGCTGCCGTTCGCCCGGGCCGCGTCCGAGCACGGCTTCGCCTCGGTGTTCGCGATCCCCCTCCGACTCAGGGCCGAGACGATCGGCACGCTCAACCTCCTGCGTCGAGAGACCGGCGACCTGAACCCCCGTGACATCCGCGCCGCCCAGGCGCTGGCGGACGTCGCCACGATCGGCATCCTGCACGAGCGCACGGTGCGCGAGGGCGACGTCGTGCAGCGACAGTTGCAGACCGCCCTCGGCACGCGCGTCGTCATCGAGCAGGCCAAGGGCGTCGTGTCCGAGACCCGCCGCGTCAGCACCGACGCCGCCTTCGACGTACTCCGGCGCCATGCTCGTGACCACAACGCCCGCTTGGCCGACGTCGCCCGGGACGTCGTCGAGCGCCGCCTCGAACTCTGACCTCCAACGCGAACCGGCCATGGCCGCCGGACCTGCTTAAGCGATGACGACCAACTTTGTCCAGCCCCTTCTCAGGGGGCGACGTGACTGCGAGTCTGTTCACCGAGCCCGTCGCGGGCCGGCCTGAACCCGGCTCGCGAGGGG
It encodes the following:
- a CDS encoding LysR family transcriptional regulator → MEIRELTYFMAVADDLSFTKAAARLQMSQPPLSQAISRLEAKLGTRLFERQARTAPRLTPAGELLKREGKRILHQIEQTESLLDSVVADVQPLRVGSISSVLAGLLPTVVRAFSASHPGARVLVEESEEQAILSDLVRGSVDLGFTRVRSIDDRFEVEQLALEPLVVALPDTHRLAGETSVPLGELAEDDFIMFNREDAPQAYDRIVMSCVRAGFNPRIPIHAVNDLSMLSTVACGLGVSLMPYLSSYIPIPGVRFVTIAEDWARTALSMLWLSGRPNPMTTAFTAQIRTELTVMRDRDLRAGRITLELIGG
- a CDS encoding ATP-dependent DNA ligase is translated as MGKLAYDRSLTIDFDDRTLAHLQIVIGMKMRRGESFYFSWKDDHQVGDGRTSIWLHPTIPLVYKYYGSRSPAINPAWIHALEVSANTNAGLQIVPEPSVPASKAT
- a CDS encoding GAF domain-containing protein, with protein sequence MSRPFLDLFPVSGVSIATVGPVLGSETLTATDDTALRLDELQFDLGEGPCWDAMRTGSPVLVSDARASSSAVWPTFGPAIVDLDVQAMFVFPVRVGPL
- a CDS encoding ANTAR domain-containing protein, with the translated sequence MRAQILARAVSRAVLRHTLERERRDNNLEVEPVGAHSRRIVHQATGRILVQARVSADDAHLLLQGYAFSTGARVIDVATDILRGRLTFSASEHGIEEHRNE
- a CDS encoding GAF and ANTAR domain-containing protein; this translates as MSNTDRETHLVDVFTTLADTLVADYDVVELLQTLVDTTVDLFDVSAAGILLAEADGALDVVASTSEASYLIEVMQLDSEEGPCFDCYVTGASVSVPDLGTVPDRWLPFARAASEHGFASVFAIPLRLRAETIGTLNLLRRETGDLNPRDIRAAQALADVATIGILHERTVREGDVVQRQLQTALGTRVVIEQAKGVVSETRRVSTDAAFDVLRRHARDHNARLADVARDVVERRLEL